In a genomic window of Planctomycetota bacterium:
- a CDS encoding MFS transporter, with the protein MNEPNDQLNPASQEQSIQSVHGSDAKEKSLQYSIIEGGAASVMGGFGDTKIGYFAIFLKANEQFISYLAAFPQICALTQLISVGILDRVGRRKALIIPGVFINMLMWLPIFFLPFLFPNAGPILLIVTVAISTGAVNFSVPAWNSLMGDLTEPATRGRYFAKRNIVAMTLSQLSSFLAFIILDYFKPVDERIGYGIIFAVAFISRAASVYYLKKMSEPAYVTQKGDYFTFWDFLRRSPKSNFARFVFYISLITLAVNISGPFFGLYMVRDLKFSYIQIAVIDTGQVLVQILMMRYWGRVCDRYGNRRVLAFTGWLISFVPILWLLSPDFYAIIAFQLFAGLVWSGFGLAAGNFMFDAVSPAKRARCVAYFTLINTLGLFLGPILGGRLAPYMPSQLYLFGWHVTLVSSLLVLFLISGLLRLLISSIFLTHIKEVRQVEQITTWELIYNFSMIKPVLGPIFDVFTGGKEDKE; encoded by the coding sequence ATGAATGAACCGAATGACCAGTTGAATCCGGCAAGCCAGGAACAATCAATTCAAAGTGTTCATGGGTCTGATGCAAAGGAGAAAAGTTTACAATACTCCATTATCGAGGGCGGCGCGGCCTCGGTCATGGGCGGATTCGGCGACACTAAAATAGGATATTTCGCCATATTCCTTAAGGCCAACGAGCAGTTTATTTCATATCTGGCGGCGTTTCCGCAGATTTGCGCCCTGACCCAGTTGATTTCAGTGGGGATTCTGGATCGGGTTGGCCGGCGGAAGGCGTTAATCATTCCCGGTGTTTTTATCAATATGCTCATGTGGCTGCCGATATTTTTCCTGCCGTTTTTGTTCCCGAATGCTGGGCCAATATTGCTTATCGTGACCGTGGCTATATCCACCGGAGCTGTCAATTTCAGCGTTCCGGCCTGGAACAGTCTGATGGGCGACCTGACTGAACCGGCCACACGGGGCCGGTATTTTGCCAAGCGCAATATCGTTGCCATGACCCTTTCCCAGCTTTCATCATTTCTGGCTTTTATCATTCTGGATTACTTCAAGCCGGTGGATGAACGGATTGGCTACGGCATAATCTTTGCGGTGGCCTTTATCAGCCGGGCGGCTTCCGTGTATTATTTAAAGAAGATGTCCGAGCCGGCTTATGTAACTCAAAAAGGGGATTATTTTACATTTTGGGATTTTTTAAGACGCTCCCCAAAATCAAATTTTGCCCGTTTTGTTTTTTATATCTCGTTGATTACCCTGGCGGTTAATATCTCCGGGCCATTTTTTGGGCTCTATATGGTGCGCGACCTGAAATTTTCATATATCCAGATTGCGGTTATTGATACCGGCCAGGTGCTGGTCCAGATTTTAATGATGCGCTACTGGGGCAGGGTGTGCGACCGCTATGGCAACCGGCGGGTGTTGGCGTTTACCGGATGGCTGATATCGTTTGTGCCGATACTTTGGCTATTATCGCCTGATTTCTATGCCATCATTGCATTTCAGCTCTTTGCCGGACTGGTCTGGAGCGGATTCGGACTGGCGGCCGGTAACTTCATGTTTGATGCGGTCTCGCCGGCCAAACGCGCCAGATGCGTGGCTTATTTCACGCTGATTAATACCCTGGGTTTGTTCCTCGGACCCATATTAGGCGGTCGGCTTGCACCGTACATGCCCAGCCAGCTTTATCTTTTTGGCTGGCATGTTACTCTGGTATCGTCGCTTCTGGTTTTGTTTCTTATCTCCGGATTATTGCGCCTGCTGATATCTTCAATCTTCCTGACTCATATCAAGGAGGTCCGTCAGGTGGAACAGATTACCACCTGGGAATTGATATATAACTTCAGCATGATCAAGCCGGTGCTCGGCCCGATTTTTGACGTATTCACCGGCGGCAAGGAAGACAAAGAATAA
- a CDS encoding type II secretion system protein produces MKSNSQKGFTLVELLIVISIIALLTTMVTVSLLSAKNKAKIQATRALIANIQAAIENYYGAYGDYPPTTLADMYTGGFSGNNGIESVVYCLSAQDKGGPFLLGILDSKYSNLDSDQFGSTPLRELVDEWKNPIVYFHSKDYLDPSKGNIYSFRKPGDAIMPQQNPAAGANVYYNPVTFQLWSAGPDEKNNNGLTDDINNWK; encoded by the coding sequence ATGAAAAGCAATTCGCAAAAAGGGTTTACCCTGGTGGAATTATTGATTGTCATCAGCATTATCGCCCTGTTGACCACCATGGTCACCGTGAGTTTATTGTCGGCGAAAAACAAGGCCAAGATACAGGCTACCCGGGCCCTGATTGCCAACATCCAGGCGGCCATCGAGAACTACTACGGCGCCTACGGCGATTATCCGCCCACCACACTGGCTGACATGTACACCGGCGGCTTTAGCGGCAATAACGGCATCGAATCCGTGGTCTATTGCCTCTCGGCCCAGGACAAGGGCGGTCCGTTTCTACTGGGCATCCTGGACAGCAAATACAGCAATCTGGATAGCGACCAGTTCGGTTCCACGCCCCTCAGGGAGCTTGTGGACGAGTGGAAGAATCCCATTGTCTATTTCCATTCCAAGGATTATTTAGACCCTTCCAAAGGCAATATCTATTCGTTCCGGAAGCCCGGGGATGCCATTATGCCGCAGCAGAATCCGGCCGCCGGTGCAAACGTGTATTACAACCCGGTCACCTTCCAGCTCTGGTCCGCTGGCCCGGACGAGAAAAACAATAACGGCTTGACTGACGATATCAATAATTGGAAATAG
- a CDS encoding enoyl-CoA hydratase/isomerase family protein codes for MSQFTKIGVVGAGTMGSGIVQKIAQENIPVVMVDVKQEFVDKGLNNIKALLEEGAQKKIFSPEKVQQILNNIKGTTDINELKDADLVIEAVFEDKNVKVDLFKNLDKICQPTTILATNTSSFKVSELAQATSRPDRFVGLHYFYHPAKNRLLEIIPGAKTVAATIERAEDFASRTSKTAIVVKDAPGFAVNRFFVPWLNEAVRILDEGAANVVTIDEAAKRTFKIGMGPFLLMNVTGIPIAYHSTETLGRELGAFYATAKGLKAQFEKNVKWDLSGNIDESKIESIGNRLLAVVFLVAAQLVDEGIASVEDVDRGAKIGLRWARGPFEMMNKTGMDKAQAMIKELCAKYQLAVPKIMAAQAAKPWTFRLVDLSVKDSIATVTINRPEALNALNEEVVRQLEDAFSKAEQDKDVRVIVFEGKGKAFVAGADIGFFVKKIEQKKIDDIVEFTRKGQGLLLKIDKSPKTVVAKVDGLTLGGGAELALACDVILMTERASIGFPETGIGIYPGLGGTQRLARLIGKALAKYLIFTGDIVNAKQASEMGLAEFVSVANLNNQIKDIAKSPDPKARMLKTIMSSAQTEKTRALFSDDKLDSLMTGKLAASSDAIEAQLSKKVAFKAPIALRLANKIIEDGLQATLEQGIQMELAFLPEIFSTKDAYEGLTSVLQRKRPVYKGM; via the coding sequence ATGAGTCAATTTACCAAAATCGGCGTGGTCGGCGCCGGCACCATGGGTTCGGGCATTGTCCAGAAGATTGCCCAGGAAAATATCCCGGTGGTAATGGTTGATGTCAAACAGGAATTCGTGGACAAGGGCTTGAATAATATCAAGGCGCTCCTTGAGGAAGGCGCGCAGAAGAAGATATTCTCTCCGGAAAAAGTTCAACAGATACTCAATAATATTAAAGGCACTACTGATATTAACGAACTTAAAGACGCTGATTTGGTTATTGAGGCGGTCTTTGAGGATAAGAACGTCAAGGTGGATTTATTCAAGAACCTTGATAAGATTTGCCAGCCGACCACCATTTTGGCTACCAACACTTCATCATTCAAGGTTTCGGAACTGGCCCAAGCGACTTCACGACCGGACCGGTTTGTCGGCCTGCATTATTTCTATCACCCGGCAAAGAACCGGTTGTTGGAGATTATCCCCGGCGCCAAAACTGTGGCCGCCACTATAGAAAGGGCAGAGGACTTTGCCAGCCGGACCAGTAAGACCGCTATCGTGGTCAAGGATGCGCCGGGTTTTGCGGTGAACAGGTTTTTCGTTCCTTGGTTGAACGAGGCGGTGCGGATTCTGGATGAAGGCGCCGCCAATGTTGTAACGATTGACGAGGCGGCCAAGCGGACATTCAAGATCGGCATGGGGCCGTTTCTGCTGATGAATGTTACCGGCATTCCGATTGCCTATCATTCCACCGAGACACTGGGCCGGGAATTAGGAGCATTTTACGCCACGGCCAAAGGATTGAAAGCGCAGTTTGAGAAGAATGTCAAATGGGACTTGAGCGGGAATATTGACGAGTCCAAGATTGAGTCAATCGGCAACCGGTTGCTGGCTGTGGTATTTCTGGTGGCGGCCCAACTGGTTGATGAAGGCATTGCCAGCGTTGAAGACGTGGACCGGGGCGCCAAGATCGGATTGAGATGGGCGCGCGGGCCGTTTGAGATGATGAATAAAACCGGAATGGATAAGGCGCAGGCGATGATAAAGGAACTCTGCGCCAAATACCAGCTCGCCGTGCCCAAGATTATGGCGGCCCAAGCCGCTAAACCCTGGACATTCAGGTTGGTGGACCTGTCCGTAAAAGATAGCATTGCGACTGTTACCATTAACCGTCCTGAGGCGTTAAACGCCCTTAACGAAGAAGTGGTCCGGCAATTAGAAGATGCGTTCAGCAAGGCCGAACAGGATAAGGATGTCAGGGTAATCGTATTTGAAGGCAAGGGTAAGGCGTTTGTTGCCGGGGCGGATATTGGATTCTTCGTCAAGAAGATTGAGCAAAAGAAGATAGATGATATCGTGGAATTCACCCGCAAGGGACAGGGATTGTTGCTGAAGATAGACAAAAGCCCCAAGACAGTTGTTGCCAAGGTGGATGGCCTGACCCTGGGTGGCGGCGCCGAACTGGCATTGGCCTGCGACGTCATCCTGATGACTGAAAGGGCCAGCATTGGGTTTCCCGAGACCGGCATCGGTATTTATCCGGGCCTGGGCGGGACCCAGCGCCTGGCGCGGCTGATCGGCAAGGCGCTGGCTAAATACTTGATATTTACCGGCGATATTGTCAATGCCAAACAGGCCAGCGAAATGGGGCTGGCTGAGTTTGTTTCTGTGGCCAATCTGAATAATCAGATAAAAGATATCGCTAAAAGCCCGGACCCCAAGGCGCGGATGTTAAAGACTATAATGTCGTCAGCCCAGACCGAGAAAACCAGGGCGTTATTCAGCGATGACAAGCTGGATTCTTTGATGACCGGTAAACTGGCCGCCAGCTCGGATGCCATAGAAGCCCAATTAAGCAAGAAGGTGGCGTTCAAGGCGCCGATTGCCTTGCGTCTGGCCAATAAGATAATCGAAGACGGGCTTCAGGCGACATTGGAACAAGGTATCCAGATGGAGCTGGCTTTTCTCCCCGAGATATTCTCAACCAAGGATGCCTATGAAGGGCTGACCTCGGTGTTACAGCGGAAACGGCCGGTATATAAAGGAATGTAA
- a CDS encoding HEAT repeat domain-containing protein, whose amino-acid sequence MALLALSVCTSGCRSFNKEHLSKEEKIKQALAELNDDSCWDRPHSPIICQDIEILVEANVREVIPVLIERLNHSQRNIRIYAIWGLGRLGAKDVIPKIENLLSDKDSGVRVEAIVSLWRLNSQQSTPKIAELLHDEEETVRIKAVEILTKMKAKELIPELVKNLKHPNKYVRESAVLALGELQVKEAIPEILPLLYDKYQIVRDAVAETLRKFGVLDKEIKVVPAPENKDPKYRIAIDVFMLIFSDPKQTEFYFEYIPSDTWVEKISIFQSRIKFGDIKGMSYQVLPGVKWFWGHNAPESWYLYAEAGSTMGHIYTEHLGKSDRLNVFTYGYGIGYAFGENGTGTVSFGLLDGTKGDEIKTSEGESLFGPAKGTLILTAGILF is encoded by the coding sequence GTGGCATTGTTGGCGTTAAGTGTTTGCACCTCTGGTTGTCGCAGTTTCAATAAAGAACATCTGTCAAAAGAGGAAAAAATTAAGCAGGCCCTGGCCGAATTGAATGACGATTCATGCTGGGATCGTCCCCATTCTCCTATTATTTGTCAGGATATTGAAATTTTGGTCGAGGCCAATGTTAGAGAGGTCATCCCTGTATTAATTGAACGGCTCAATCACAGTCAACGCAATATTCGTATTTATGCGATTTGGGGATTAGGCAGATTGGGAGCCAAAGATGTTATACCTAAGATAGAGAATTTATTAAGCGATAAAGACAGCGGGGTCCGGGTTGAGGCCATCGTATCGCTCTGGCGGCTTAATTCACAGCAATCCACACCGAAAATTGCCGAATTGCTTCATGATGAAGAAGAAACTGTGCGTATCAAGGCAGTAGAGATACTGACAAAGATGAAGGCAAAAGAACTCATACCTGAATTAGTTAAGAATCTTAAACATCCGAATAAATATGTTCGTGAAAGCGCCGTTTTAGCCTTAGGTGAACTCCAGGTTAAGGAGGCTATTCCTGAGATACTGCCATTATTATACGATAAATATCAGATAGTTCGCGATGCGGTTGCTGAGACATTGCGTAAATTTGGGGTTTTGGATAAAGAAATCAAAGTCGTGCCCGCGCCGGAAAACAAAGACCCCAAATACAGGATAGCTATTGATGTATTTATGTTGATATTCAGCGATCCCAAACAAACAGAGTTTTATTTTGAGTATATCCCATCTGATACCTGGGTTGAGAAAATTTCTATATTTCAGAGTAGGATTAAATTTGGTGACATTAAAGGTATGTCATACCAGGTGTTACCCGGGGTAAAATGGTTCTGGGGGCATAATGCCCCGGAAAGTTGGTATCTATACGCCGAAGCCGGTTCAACCATGGGTCATATTTATACGGAACATCTGGGAAAAAGCGATCGGCTTAACGTGTTTACTTATGGATATGGAATAGGTTATGCTTTTGGTGAAAATGGAACTGGTACGGTTTCCTTTGGGCTTTTGGATGGAACAAAGGGTGACGAAATAAAAACCAGTGAAGGTGAATCCTTGTTTGGGCCAGCAAAGGGCACGCTAATATTAACAGCTGGGATCTTATTTTAG
- a CDS encoding prepilin-type N-terminal cleavage/methylation domain-containing protein: protein MRQSGSHRAGFTIVELLVVISIIALITGVGLAVMSHSGRQFGFQAVRGELVSLIRYTRSNAAIEKGVSAVVIDPIKKEIYSCARRTVGLWHFEDLDGSSKSSGAFGNNATLQGDAVISPLGRFGHGLLIVSSGSADCGTIPIPSQNAGVSIECWISPTGTGPLSQRTIINLSEGNIMLDADDSVRATYGSLTVNSDPAIIPYERWSHLMMVYEPDYTSYGGSGTLFLYLNNALVGQASGTPSVSIGKKNFTVGTSFTGIIDEVKVALLVETDKLKLEPDVTITNEFGATFPNPFAFRFNKDGRLIQAIVPLLFTSTSTKDSFILEVAADGGVKIR from the coding sequence ATGAGACAATCCGGAAGTCATCGGGCTGGGTTCACCATCGTCGAACTGCTGGTGGTCATATCCATTATCGCCCTGATTACCGGCGTGGGTCTGGCGGTCATGTCGCACTCCGGCCGTCAATTCGGATTCCAGGCCGTGCGCGGCGAGCTGGTCTCGCTCATCCGCTATACCCGGAGCAATGCCGCGATTGAAAAGGGCGTCTCGGCCGTGGTCATCGACCCGATTAAAAAGGAAATCTATTCCTGCGCCCGGCGGACCGTCGGCCTGTGGCACTTTGAAGACCTGGACGGCTCCAGTAAATCCAGCGGCGCCTTCGGCAACAATGCCACGCTCCAGGGCGATGCCGTAATCTCGCCCCTCGGCCGGTTCGGCCACGGACTGCTGATTGTGTCCAGCGGCTCGGCTGACTGCGGTACGATTCCTATCCCGAGCCAGAACGCGGGTGTCTCCATCGAATGCTGGATATCGCCCACCGGCACCGGCCCGCTGAGCCAAAGAACCATAATCAATCTGAGCGAGGGCAATATCATGCTCGATGCCGATGACAGCGTCCGGGCAACCTATGGCTCGCTGACAGTCAACAGCGACCCGGCGATTATCCCTTATGAAAGATGGTCGCATCTGATGATGGTCTATGAGCCGGACTATACCAGCTATGGCGGCTCCGGAACATTGTTCCTGTATCTCAATAACGCACTGGTCGGGCAGGCATCCGGCACTCCGTCTGTATCAATCGGCAAAAAGAACTTCACGGTCGGGACGTCGTTTACCGGAATAATTGACGAGGTCAAGGTGGCGCTCCTGGTGGAAACGGATAAGCTGAAACTGGAGCCCGACGTCACCATTACCAATGAATTTGGCGCAACATTCCCGAACCCATTCGCTTTTCGCTTCAATAAGGACGGCCGGCTGATTCAGGCCATTGTGCCGTTGCTCTTCACCTCGACCTCAACTAAGGATTCATTCATCTTGGAAGTCGCCGCCGACGGCGGGGTGAAGATAAGATAG
- a CDS encoding enoyl-CoA hydratase/isomerase family protein, with protein MPYNNILYEEKDRIGIITINRPTKLNALNDETINELFDILGKIKRDENIWCVIITGSGKAFVAGADVGELAELTSHTAEEKMLKGQDLYNRIENLGKPVIAAINGFALGGGCEMAIACTIRIASDDAKIGLPEINLGIMPGYGGTQRLTRLLGRGNAMVMLLTGEAISAQEAHRVGLVNAIYPKDQIMNAAMELARKITSKSPLSSKTILEVVNNGLETPFGEALKLEAKLFRILITTEDAQEGLRAFLEKRPPKFKGK; from the coding sequence ATGCCGTACAACAACATTTTATACGAAGAGAAGGACAGAATCGGGATAATAACTATCAATCGTCCTACTAAACTCAATGCCCTTAATGACGAGACCATCAATGAACTGTTCGATATTTTAGGGAAAATCAAGCGGGATGAGAATATCTGGTGTGTGATTATTACCGGCAGCGGCAAGGCCTTTGTCGCCGGGGCCGATGTGGGTGAGCTGGCCGAACTGACCTCTCATACGGCCGAGGAAAAAATGCTCAAGGGCCAGGATTTATACAACCGGATCGAGAATTTAGGCAAACCGGTCATTGCGGCGATAAACGGATTCGCCTTGGGTGGCGGATGCGAGATGGCCATTGCCTGCACGATTCGGATTGCGTCTGATGATGCCAAAATCGGACTGCCTGAGATTAATCTGGGCATAATGCCCGGCTACGGCGGCACCCAGCGGTTGACACGGCTTCTGGGCCGCGGGAATGCCATGGTGATGTTATTGACCGGCGAAGCCATATCAGCCCAGGAGGCGCACCGGGTGGGACTGGTCAATGCGATTTATCCCAAGGACCAGATTATGAATGCGGCTATGGAATTAGCCAGGAAGATTACTTCCAAGAGTCCCTTGTCAAGCAAGACCATCCTTGAAGTGGTCAATAACGGGTTGGAGACGCCTTTTGGAGAAGCGCTTAAGTTGGAAGCCAAACTTTTCCGAATACTTATTACGACCGAGGATGCCCAGGAGGGCTTGAGGGCGTTCCTGGAAAAGCGGCCGCCTAAATTTAAGGGAAAATAA